One region of Drosophila kikkawai strain 14028-0561.14 chromosome 2R, DkikHiC1v2, whole genome shotgun sequence genomic DNA includes:
- the jbug gene encoding filamin-A isoform X1, which translates to MDVKDIKGAKVTHAGLLKHNSDGSTETQKITHAGLVARSPEGTAAKGMNIRGNEDLWVEIQANTFRNWVNEHLRETGMQVHDWATDFCDGTCLCALVESLQTRPLKPSWNRRPANQHHYLENATTALKSIEADHIKLVNIGNVDIVNGNVKLILGLIWSLIVRYQIGRSKFPPRKLMLAWLQAALPDCRITNLTTDWNSGVNLAALLDYCQPGLFPHWRSLDPGQSVRNCTQAMDMAQREFGVPKVLEPEYLASPWLDELSGMTYLSYFMKPGGPGYNATMRWVNTQVKDPVKNFTTDWNDGRVMCEVIKGLGGPAPAPEKLSTDPFHYENNIRKAVDAGARLGVQPILTAKDMANPEVEHLGIMAYAAHLQWVPPRPPLSDLVNVYLESTSGRVGEPTHFRIDVLSRDISLSSVRCHVVPPSGQPGQPVRLNAHGEGVFVPERYGMHEIVVEIGDDSLGGHFFRVLPRLLQVAPPGMAPCALGSLVEVLVNATGAPKTEDILVTAVSPSGISHNCPLKKIDEGHSAIFKPDEAGIWEIAITYQGRHIQGGPFTCAVFDASGVSVHGLDGAMPLRAHTFEVDARGVGVSGELHVDIVHDKHSLVCSVEKIVENKYRVTFMPRQNGKYRVYIYFNGYDVKGSPFIMRVGTKGRSGKTRSSPLHDSKHRSESPSMHFISTTNTRHNDYRNSSLSRHNAAERNNSYSPQYSPKLDTTDYHTSSSRYYKRESEENHTSPPPQPPPVSGSPSIKYLNSADLYTETLNGARRDSKTSNSSSTKNDYYYDKENELYSQRRAVTKPKLTPPREERELTSTTNTSSSSSFQQQRHQQLATSTLTRSLSPIPSPTLNTRSSELHTHSPLTIKTSNQYESSTRNVTGSPRHASVSPVQRYSPNAYITTATHRMGSPVTSTLNKNGYESRTVEKSSTYKSTSNYVTDSNMRSSPSLYGTAERLRRTGSPEPRIDHSSNVRVSSMKPASARRDSWDVINKTKHMLSHNSLESLANMTETQLNTELQYNRPDLDHETHRNTQYNKFALHKQQQQQQQLSDYRRDSPDDGGERYKPSAITVKSHSNNTYTDKSGGYTKTVKESSEHVVTESNGHGASPGYGYSSLSRFRPIDSNATGARAIRVQDIPNGSIGRPVEFEIDGSKAGSGNLEILVNGGRVTSSVRSLGGQRFIASFTPHEHGTHTVQITFNGETVPGSPWHAEIMSSPGLTALGESTRLVPANTPAVFEILPPPGQSLSKGECVATVLTPNKSKLNARVTHEAANGAARIEFVPTEVGTHVIDASINGTKIAGGPLIAKVYDSSLIQVTEVNGGVVGQPCQFRVDASAAGEGQLEISINEGEVPNHVQVVGGGRCLVSFTPEQAKSHLIDIKFNGETVRGCPFVCAVADTSRVLLNLSNLELIPVNRPSSFHITVSGGGAAELAVSVRGPQGELPVRVTGDIHAGFTAEFTPTNVGGHSINVEYNGFAVQGTPFLAKSYDASKVVVGSVSRGTMGRPVQFTVDAGDAGEGNLEITISAKGQNIPTQVHPQGSARFSVSFVPTESCEHTINVSFNKMPVPGCPITVSISGGVAGPQVSLGGPGPVHQTNSFVINHNGGRLEDIEVNVEGPAGQSVPAQVHQSADGVFKAEFVPRVVGEHRVNVTVNGLATAGSPYAAKVYDVSAIKVKNVSSGTVGKPVTFLVETSQAGPGNLEVTVNGGRVPTSAQAQGQHTYAISFTPREAESHTVELRFNSQDVPGSPFTCRVAAAARIQSPETMDKVSVGRLFEFVVESDTKPTVEVLGPARRSVPVKIDSLGSSTLGYNVKFEPMEVGDHSVEVRLPGGGHVEGSPFLLKAYSAEKVIVTDIRAGVVNKSVSFGINASQAGAGNLEIIVAVNGKNVPNFVQSEGNARFKVNFKPTEAATHSLSVRFNGHPVPGSPFSCHIAAAAASPSMGLPRAMAMGECLKQAAVKMDNTFELEGFEGTEPQIFVTSPSGDNEHCQLSQHDGGSYSASFRPTTVGRHLISVTANDQHINGSPFSCNVFDVSRVSISGLEQQYGPASLGVPVTFSVDAAGAGEGTLELVVSTDSSTVKAEVVACARGLYDVTFVPQSTEPHYVNITFNEVAVDGSPFRVDIQQHTQHIQIGSLAAIDFPADDQIVEIFSPDQKSVPYSINRQTAEFRTHMTGNYTLRFIDRETRQHIGSRTLCVFDPTLVKITEVSEAFCHRPASIGVSLNEAGQGDLSALVRCGATEVPHTIRGPSKAGVYEIVYQPTRVAPHKISILFNDVPISLKPLEINVLPASAGKEISVSGLGLYQSRVGKTTSFAIDTVKRPAREFDVVVSGPGGQALPVRCYQTKNGHLQAEFTINKPGQCVIEVLHQSKPLPGSPFTCESFDSSKVTTQGVSKEPLALHSPNSFTVRTDNAGTAELEAFAISPSNQSLPVLISEQSEGVYNVEFVPSQPGNYKLTLMYGGETIPSSPLSFTASASGVRNDARAAGHGLEVCHRNKEASFVVYCPIAPNVQIERLDEYGERIEPKIKALGNNEWRISYTILSVGKYEIRASCPNRGSLPGSPWHISCVESNKVTPVGGWGTLVDHDGRLILPARIIFEVENAGPGKLVCSIDGIEIPVDKLADGKMCLNITGENLAAGEHDLDLTWSGLTITQCPRSAFVTGQQAADKVQLMGRGLAAAQAGEAAHFTIDASNAPAGRPDVILTSQDNTSLPVSLAQPRPSENIWLASYTPQKSTTGTLNLSVKWNGRLVKGCPLTVAVGSSMDASKVIASGEGLRHGIVGKDIKSWIDTRRAGPGELTAHCAGVRKVAYCELYDHGDATFTLNIKPQEPGRHLLTIKYGGQNVPGSPFALKVAGAPDASKVRVYGPGIEHGVLATFQSRFICDTRGAGAGQLTVRVRGPKGAFRVEMQRESQKDRTILCKYDPTEPGDYRVEVKWAGEFVPGSPFPVMIFDTEEELRRYLQGI; encoded by the exons ATGGACGTCAAGGACATAAAGGGCGCCAAGGTGACGCATGCGGGGCTGCTAAAGCATAACTCCGATGGCAGCACCGAGACACAGAAGATCACCCACGCCGGACTGGTGGCCCGCAGTCCCGAGGGCACCGCCGCCAAGGGTATGAATATCCGAGGCAATGAGGATCTCTGGGTTGAGATCCAAGCGAACACATTCCGCAACTGGGTCAACGAGCACCTGCGCGAGACGGGAATGCAG GTCCATGACTGGGCTACGGATTTCTGCGATGGTACTTGCCTGTGCGCTCTCGTCGAGAGCCTGCAGACGCGCCCGCTGAAGCCGTCGTGGAACCGGCGACCGGCCAATCAGCATCACTACCTGGAGAACGCCACCACGGCGCTGAAGTCCATCGAGGCGGACCACATCAAGCTGGTGAACATCGGCAATGTGGACATCGTGAATGGCAATGTGAAGCTAATCCTGGGACTGATCTGGTCGCTGATTGTGCGCTACCAGATCGGACGCAGCAAGTTCCCGCCGCGCAAGCTGATGCTCGCCTGGCTGCAGGCTGCTCTTCCAGATTGCAGGATCACTAATTTGACCACCGATTGGAATAGTGGCGTTAATTTGGCGGCGCTTTTGGATTATTGCCAGCCGGGCTTGTTTCCGCACTGGCGAAGCCTCGATCCCGGCCAGAGTGTGCGCAACTGCACGCAGGCAATGGACATGGCGCAGCGGGAGTTTGGAGTACCAAAAGTACTGGAACCGGAGTATTTGGCTTCGCCCTGGCTGGATGAGTTGTCCGGGATGACGTACTTGTCGTATTTCATGAAGCCTGGCGGTCCTGGCTATAATGCAACGATGCGTTGGGTCAACACGCAGGTTAAGGATCCAGTTAAGAACTTTACG ACCGATTGGAACGATGGACGCGTAATGTGCGAAGTTATTAAGGGACTTGGCGGCCCTGCACCAGCTCCGGAAAAGCTCAGCACTGATCCCTTCCACTACGAGAACAATATTCGGAAGGCGGTGGACGCGGGCGCCCGGCTGGGCGTGCAGCCCATCCTGACGGCCAAGGACATGGCCAACCCGGAAGTGGAGCATCTGGGCATTATGGCATACGCTGCGCACCTGCAGTGGGTTCCGCCGCGGCCGCCGCTGTCCGACCTGGTCAACGTTTATCTGGAGAGCACGTCCGGTCGGGTGGGCGAACCG ACACATTTCCGCATCGATGTGCTGTCTCGGGACATAAGCCTCAGTTCGGTGCGCTGTCACGTGGTTCCACCTTCCGGTCAACCAGGACAACCTGTGCGACTGAATGCCCACGGCGAGGGAGTCTTTGTGCCAGAGCGCTATGGGATGCACGAGATTGTAGTCGAGATCGGAGACGACAGCCTGGGTGGTCATTTCTTCCGTGTTCTGCCTCGATTGCTACAGGTAGCGCCTCCAGGAATGGCGCCCTGTGCTTTGGGTAGTCTCGTCGAGGTGCTGGTTAATGCCACGGGAGCGCCAAAAACAGAGGATATCCTGGTCACAGCCGTCTCCCCATCGGGCATTTCCCATAACTGTCCGCTAAAGAAGATTGACGAGGGACACAGTGCCATATTCAAGCCGGACGAGGCGGGCATTTGGGAGATTGCCATCACTTATCAGGGCCGTCATATCCAGGGCGGACCTTTTACCTGTGCCGTGTTCGATGCCTCCGGCGTCTCTGTCCACGGTTTGGATGGAGCCATGCCGTTGAGGGCACACACCTTTGAGGTAGATGCACGCGGAGTGGGAGTTTCTGGAGAGCTGCACGTGGACATTGTGCATGACAAGCATTCGCTGGTCTGCTCTGTGGAGAAGATCGTGGAGAACAAATACCGAGTGACCTTTATGCCCAGGCAGAATGGAAAGTACAGGGTCTATATCTACTTTAATGGCTACGATGTTAAGGGATCGCCGTTCAT AATGCGAGTGGGCACTAAGGGAAGATCTGGAAAGACGCGCAGCAGTCCGCTGCATGACAGCAAGCACCGCTCGGAGAGTCCCTCGATGCATTTCATTTCCACCACGAATACCCGGCACAATGATTATCGAAACTCCTCCTTATCGAGGCACAATGCGGCGGAAAGGAACAACAGCTACTCGCCGCAGTACTCGCCCAAGTTGGATACCACAGATTACCACACTTCCAGTTCCAGGTATTATAAGCGGGAAAGCGAG GAGAACCACACCTCCCCGCCGCCACAGCCTCCGCCAGTTAGTGGTTCGCCAAGTATCAAGTATCTGAACTCCGCTGATCTTTACACGGAGACCTTGAACGGGGCACGCCGTGATTCAAAGACCTCCAACAGCAGCTCCACGAAGAACGATTATTACTACGACAAGGAGAATGAGCTGTACAGTCAGCGGCGTGCAGTGACCAAGCCCAAGTTGACGCCACCGCGCGAGGAGCGCGAACTGACCAGCACCACCaataccagcagcagcagcagcttccaacagcagcggcatcaGCAGCTGGCCACCAGCACCCTGACCAGATCGCTTAGTCCAATACCTAGTCCCACACTCAAT ACCCGATCTAGCGAGCTGCACACTCACAGTCCCCTGACCATCAAGACGTCCAACCAATATGAGAGTTCTACGCGCAATGTAACCGGCAGTCCACGCCATGCCTCCGTTTCGCCCGTCCAACGTTACTCCCCCAACGCCTATATAACCACTGCCACTCATCGTATGGGCAGTCCTGTGACAAGCACCTTGAACAAG AATGGCTACGAGTCGCGAACGGTGGAGAAGTCGTCGACCTACAAGTCCACCTCCAACTATGTCACAGACTCGAATATGCGCTCCAGTCCCTCGCTGTACGGCACTGCCGAGCGGCTGCGTCGGACTGGATCCCCGGAGCCGCGAATCGACCACTCCTCCAATGTGAGGGTGTCCTCGATGAAACCGGCGTCGGCCAGGCGCGACAGTTGGGATGTCATCAATAAGACAAAGCATATGCTCTCGCACAATTCGCTCGAATCGCTGGCGAACATGACCGAGACGCAGCTGAACACGGAACTGCAGTACAATCGTCCGGATTTGGACCACGAGACGCACCGGAATACGCAGTACAATAAGTTCGCCCTGCacaaacaacagcagcagcagcagcagttgtcGGACTATCGCCGGGATTCCCCCGATGATGGAGGAGAACGCTACAA ACCCAGTGCCATTACAGTCAAGTCACATTCGAACAATACTTATACGGACAAGTCCGGCGGCTATACGAAAACCGTGAAGGAGTCCAGCGAGCATGTTGTCACCGAGAGCAATGGCCATGGAGCTTCTCCTGGCTATGGCTACAGCTCGTTGTCTAGATTTCGACCCATAGACAGCAATGCCACTGGTGCTAGGGCCATTCGGGTGCAGGATATACCGAATGGCTCCATTGGGCGACCCGTTGAGTTCGAGATCGATGGCTCGAAGGCGGGCTCCGGCAATCTGGAGATCCTGGTTAACGGCGGGCGTGTCACCTCCTCGGTCCGCTCGCTGGGAGGTCAGAGGTTCATAGCCAGCTTTACGCCGCACGAGCATGGAACGCACACAGTGCAAATCACCTTCAATGGCGAGACCGTTCCAG GTTCACCGTGGCACGCTGAGATCATGTCCTCACCCGGCCTAACCGCTCTGGGCGAATCCACTCGCCTGGTACCCGCCAATACACCGGCGGTTTTTGAGATACTGCCGCCTCCTGGACAAAGCCTAAGTAAGGGCGAGTGCGTGGCCACGGTTCTGACTCCCAACAAGTCAAAACTCAACGCCAGAGTCACCCATGAGGCGGCAAATGGTGCTGCTCGCATCGAGTTCGTGCCCACCGAAGTGGGCACCCACGTCATCGATGCGTCCATAAACGGCACGAAGATCGCTGGCGGCCCGCTGATCGCCAAGGTCTACGACTCCAGCCTGATCCAGGTGACGGAGGTAAATGGCGGCGTGGTCGGCCAGCCGTGCCAGTTCCGCGTCGATGCCAGCGCCGCTGGCGAAGGCCAGCTGGAGATATCCATCAACGAGGGCGAGGTGCCCAATCATGTCCAGGTGGTGGGCGGTGGCCGCTGCCTCGTCTCCTTCACGCCGGAGCAGGCCAAATCGCATCTTATAGATATCAAGTTCAATGGCGAAACGGTGCGCGGCTGTCCCTTTGTCTGCGCCGTGGCAGATACCTCTCGTGTGCTCCTGAATCTCTCCAATCTGGAGTTGATTCCGGTCAACCGGCCCTCCTCCTTTCACATCACCGTGAGCGGAGGCGGTGCCGCCGAGCTGGCTGTCAGTGTGCGCGGCCCGCAAGGGGAGTTGCCAGTTCGAGTCACTGGAGACATCCATGCTGGCTTCACCGCCGAATTCACGCCCACCAACGTTGGCGGCCACTCGATTAATGTGGAGTACAATGGCTTTGCCGTCCAGGGAACCCCCTTCTTGGCCAAATCCTATGATGCCAGCAAAGTGGTGGTGGGCAGCGTATCGCGCGGCACTATGGGACGGCCGGTGCAGTTCACGGTGGATGCGGGCGATGCCGGTGAGGGCAACTTGGAGATAACGATTTCGGCCAAGGGACAGAATATTCCCACACAGGTGCATCCGCAGGGCAGTGCAAG ATTCTCCGTTTCGTTTGTGCCCACCGAGTCATGCGAGCACACGATCAACGTATCCTTCAACAAAATGCCCGTTCCTGGCTGTCCGATAACGGTCAGCATCAGTGGCGGCGTGGCCGGGCCTCAGGTGTCGCTCGGCGGACCAGGACCCGTGCATCAGACCAATTCTTTTGTAATCAATCACAACGGCGGCCGTCTGGAGGATATCGAGGTGAACGTGGAAG GACCTGCTGGCCAGTCGGTTCCAGCACAAGTGCATCAGTCCGCTGATGGCGTCTTCAAGGCGGAGTTCGTGCCCAGAGTCGTCGGCGAGCATCGCGTCAATGTCACGGTCAATGGACTGGCCACCGCTGGGAGTCCCTATGCAGCCAAG gtCTACGATGTCAGCGCCATCAAGGTGAAGAATGTAAGCAGCGGTACCGTGGGCAAGCCGGTTACCTTCCTGGTTGAGACCTCCCAGGCTGGACCCGGTAATCTGGAGGTAACCGTAAATGGCGGCAGGGTTCCCACATCAGCCCAGGCCCAGGGACAGCACACCTATGCCATCAGCTTCACTCCTCGCGAGGCCGAGAGTCACACTGTGGAGCTGCGATTTAATAGCCAGGATGTACCCGGCTCGCCATTCACTTGTCGCGTGGCAGCCGCCGCTCGTATCCAATCCCCGGAGACGATGGACAAGGTCAGCGTGGGCCGTCTGTTTGAATTCGTAGTGGAATCGGACACGAAGCCAACGGTGGAAGTACTGGGTCCTGCCAGGCGGAGTGTACCCGTCAAGATTGATTCCCTGGGCTCTTCAACTTTGGGCTACAATGTCAAGTTCGAGCCCATGGAGGTGGGTGATCATTCGGTGGAGGTCCGTCTCCCAGGCGGTGGCCATGTGGAGGGCAGCCCGTTCCTCCTGAAAGCCTACTCCGCTGAGAAAGTCATCGTCACGGATATCCGAGCCGGAGTGGTTAACAAGAGCGTTAGCTTTGGAATAAATGCCTCGCAGGCCGGAGCTGGCAACCTGGAGATCATTGTGGCCGTCAATGGCAAGAATGTGCCCAACTTTGTCCAATCCGAGGGCAATGCCCGGTTTAAAGTGAACTTCAAGCCCACGGAGGCGGCCACCCACTCGCTATCCGTACGATTTAACGGACATCCGGTGCCGGGCTCACCCTTCAGCTGTCATATAGCCGCCGCAGCTGCTTCGCCTTCGATGGGCTTGCCCCGGGCCATGGCCATGGGTGAGTGCCTGAAGCAGGCTGCCGTCAAGATGGACAACACCTTCGAGCTCGAAGGCTTCGAGGGCACGGAACCGCAGATCTTTGTGACCTCGCCGTCGGGAGACAACGAGCATTGCCAGTTGAGTCAGCACGACGGAGGCAGTTACTCTGCCTCGTTCAGACCCACCACTGTGGGTCGTCACCTGATCAGTGTGACGGCCAACGACCAGCACATCAATGGATCCCCCTTCAGCTGCAACGTCTTCGATGTCTCCAGGGTCAGCATCAGTGGCCTAGAGCAGCAGTATGGACCGGCCAGTCTAGGAGTGCCGGTAACCTTCAGTGTGGATGCGGCAGGAGCTGGCGAAGGAACCCTGGAACTGGTGGTCTCCACAGACAGCAGCACTGTCAAAGCAGAAGTGGTTGCCTGCGCCCGGGGACTCTATGACGTGACCTTTGTGCCCCAGAGCACGGAACCGCACTACGTTAACATCACCTTCAATGAGGTGGCCGTGGATGGTAGCCCCTTCCGCGTGGACATTCAGCAGCACACGCAGCATATACAGATTGGTAGCTTGGCGGCCATTGACTTCCCGGCGGATGACCAGATTGTGGAGATCTTCTCGCCGGATCAGAAGTCTGTTCCCTACTCGATCAACAGACAGACGGCCGAGTTCCGTACCCACATGACGGGGAACTATACGCTGCGCTTTATAGACCGCGAGACGCGACAGCATATTGGCTCCCGCACGTTGTGCGTTTTCGATCCTACCTTGGTGAAGATCACCGAGGTCAGCGAGGCTTTCTGCCATCGTCCGGCCAGCATTGGAGTCTCCTTGAATGAAGCCGGCCAGGGGGATCTCTCGGCTTTGGTTCGTTGTGGCGCCACCGAGGTGCCGCACACCATACGCGGACCCAGCAAGGCCGGAGTCTATGAGATCGTTTACCAGCCCACTCGAGTGGCTCCCCACAAGATCAGCATCCTATTCAACGACGTGCCCATTTCCCTGAAGCCCCTGGAGATAAACGTTCTGCCCGCAAGTGCTGGCAAGGAGATCAGCGTCAGTGGATTGGGATTGTATCAGTCTCGCGTGGGCAAGACCACGTCCTTTGCCATCGACACGGTCAAGAGGCCAGCTAGGGAGTTCGATGTGGTGGTCTCTGGTCCAGGAGGACAGGCATTGCCTGTGAGGTGCTATCAGACCAAGAACGGGCACTTGCAAGCCGAGTTCACCATCAACAAACCGGGACAGTGTGTGATTG AGGTGCTCCACCAATCGAAGCCACTGCCTGGCAGTCCCTTCACCTGTGAGTCCTTCGACAGCAGCAAGGTCACAACGCAGGGTGTATCCAAGGAACCGCTGGCCCTGCACAGTCCCAACAGCTTCACCGTGCGAACCGATAATGCCGGAACCGCCGAACTCGAGGCCTTTGCCATCTCCCCCAGCAACCAAAGTCTGCCTGTGCTAATCAGCGAGCAGTCAGAGGGAGTCTACAATGTGGAGTTTGTGCCCTCGCAGCCGGGCAATTACAAGCTGACGCTGATGTACGGCGGAGAGACCATTCCCAGTTCGCCGCTAAGCTTTACAGCCTCCGCCAGCGGAGTGAGAAACGATGCCCGGGCAGCTGGCCATGGACTGGAGGTGTGTCATCGCAACAAGGAGGCCTCCTTCGTTGTCTACTGTCCCATCGCACCCAATGTTCAAATCGAGCGTTTGGATGAATATGGCGAGCGGATAGAGCCCAAGATCAAGGCCTTGGGTAATAATGAGTGGCGCATCTCCTACACCATCCTATCCGTGGGCAAATACGAGATCCGGGCGAGCTGTCCAAATCGAGGAAGCTTGCCGGGATCGCCGTGGCACATCAGCTGCGTGGAGTCCAACAAGGTCACACCTGTGGGTGGCTGGGGAACATTGGTCGATCACGATGGCCGACTCATACTCCCAGCTAGAATCATCTTCGAGGTGGAAAATGCGGGTCCTGGcaaactggtgtgcagcatcgaTGGAATCGAAATACCCGTGGATAAGCTGGCGGACGGCAAGATGTGCCTGAACATCACAGGCGAAAATCTGGCTGCCGGCGAGCATGATTTGGATCTAACCTGGAGCGGCTTGACCATCACCCAGTGCCCAAGAAGTGCCTTCGTGACCGGCCAACAAGCTGCTGATAAGGTTCAGCTGATGGGTCGCGGATTGGCTGCCGCTCAGGCAGGAGAGGCGGCGCATTTCACCATTGATGCTTCGAATGCCCCGGCAGGCAGGCCGGATGTGATCCTCACCAGTCAGGACAACACATCGCTGCCGGTAAGTCTGGCGCAGCCCAGACCCAGCGAGAACATTTGGCTGGCCTCATACACACCCCAGAAATCCACCACGGGCACTCTGAATCTCTCCGTGAAGTGGAACGGCAGACTGGTCAAGGGATGCCCGCTAACGGTGGCCGTGGGCTCCTCGATGGATGCCTCAAAGGTGATTGCTTCAGGCGAGGGACTGCGTCATGGAATCGTGGGCAAGGATATCAAGTCCTGGATAGACACAAGGAGAGCCGGACCTGGCGAACTCACCGCCCACTGTGCTGGCGTTCGCAAGGTTGCCTATTGCGAGCTGTACGATCATGGCGATGCCACATTCACGCTGAACATCAAGCCGCAGGAGCCGGGAAGGCATCTGTTGACCATCAAATATGGAGGACAAAATGTCCCTGGATCGCCATTTGCACTTAAAGTGGCCGGCGCTCCCGATGCCAGCAAG GTTCGCGTTTATGGCCCTGGCATCGAGCATGGTGTGCTGGCCACCTTCCAGTCGCGCTTTATCTGCGACACTCgaggtgctggtgctggcCAGTTGACCGTGCGCGTCCGCGGACCGAAGGGCGCCTTCCGCGTGGAGATGCAGCGTGAGAGCCAAAAGGATCGCACCATACTGTGCAAG TATGATCCAACCGAACCCGGAGACTACCGCGTGGAGGTCAAGTGGGCGGGCGAATTCGTGCCAGGATCACCCTTCCCCGTCATGATCTTCGACACTGAGGAGGAGTTACGAAGGTATTTGCAGGGCATATGA